The Streptomyces sp. NBC_00162 sequence CCGCGGTCAGACCCGAGCGCCAGAAGCGCTGGAGGCAGAGGAAGGCCACGGCGAGCGGCAGGACGGAGACCAGGGAGCCGGTGATGAGCAGGGCGTACTGCTCGGGGTACTGGGTCAGCGTGGCGTTCCAGTTGAACAGGCCGAGTCCCACCGGGTAGAGCTCGTGGTCGTTGAGCATGACCAGCGGGAGGAAGAAGCTGTTCCAGCTGCCGGTGAAGGAGAAGAGGAAGACGGTGACGAAGGCGGGCGCGAGCATCGGCAGGGCGACGGAGCCGAAGATGCGCAGTTCGCCGGCGCCGTCCATGCGGGCGGCCTCCAGGGTCTCGCCGGGGACGTAGCCCTCGGAGAAGATCCGGGAGAGGTAGACGCCGAAGGGGCTGACCAGGCCGGGGATCAGGATCGCCCAGTAGCTGTTGACGATGCCGGCCTTGGAGGCCAGCAGGTACATGGGCAGGGAGATGACGGTGGCGGGGACCAGCAGGCCGAGGAGGATGAAGCCGTACAGCTTCTCCTTGCCCCGGAAGTCGTACTTGTCGAAGGCGTAGCCCGCGCCGAGGCTCAGCAGGGTCGAGGCGAGGGACCCGAGGACCGAGTAGACGAAGCTGTTGAGCAGCCAGCGTCCGAAGATGCCGTCGTTGTACGTGAACAGGTCGCCGAGGTTGGCGAACAGGTTGAAGTCGCCGAGGGTGAAGCCGGGCTTGCCGAAGAGGTCCGCGTTGTTCTTGGTCGCGGCGAACAGCAGCCAGGTGAGCGGCATCAGGGTGTAGAGGGCGATCAGGGCGAGGAGGCCGTTGACCGCGGCTTTCGAGGCGAGGATCCGGCCGCCGGTGCGCGGGCGGCGGGGCGGGTGCGGGTGGCGGCGGCGCGGGGTG is a genomic window containing:
- a CDS encoding carbohydrate ABC transporter permease; this encodes MSTLTADKTAHPAPGGTPRRRHPHPPRRPRTGGRILASKAAVNGLLALIALYTLMPLTWLLFAATKNNADLFGKPGFTLGDFNLFANLGDLFTYNDGIFGRWLLNSFVYSVLGSLASTLLSLGAGYAFDKYDFRGKEKLYGFILLGLLVPATVISLPMYLLASKAGIVNSYWAILIPGLVSPFGVYLSRIFSEGYVPGETLEAARMDGAGELRIFGSVALPMLAPAFVTVFLFSFTGSWNSFFLPLVMLNDHELYPVGLGLFNWNATLTQYPEQYALLITGSLVSVLPLAVAFLCLQRFWRSGLTAGAVK